The window GTTATCTGCTTATCTTAGATTATTACAAATTTCTTCCTTTATCTGTAATTTGATGACTTCTTCAGATTCTTTCTTACCACCTTTTctcaaattattctcatttcctctctctttttcctcttcaaacTCGCTTTATTTTCGTTCTTGTCTCTCTCCACCTATTCCCCCATTTCTGCTCGTCTtgcatttttgaattttttcccccCGCTTATACGACATCTCTGATATGTGGTTGtacttgtcattttcttttgatttcttctGTCATACGTTCTTTAAATTATCATCTTtccctcttattttctctctcttgatctccTTTTACAAACGGAAAGGGTCTTTtccaataatattatttatataaaggaaaaaacagtaaacaaatgGGGTATTGGTGTTCAGgaagaaaatacattttgctgttaCTGCTATTACTACCTCTGCttctgttattgctgttgttcccACCAACTCCTATGTTGCTGCTGATGCTGCTCTGCTGATGTTGAAGTCACTGCTTTTGaagttgctgttgctgttgctgcgtCTACTGATTTTGAAGTTGCTGCTTCTGCTGATTTTGAAGTTGCTGCTGCTGGTTTtaaagttgctgctgctgttctgcTTCTGCTGATTTTGACATTTCTGTtgttgatgctgctgctgctgctgctgctgcttctctcgATTTCAATGTTGCTGCTATTTATGCTGCTTCTGttactgcttctgcttctgcttcttctgccAACAGCAGTGTTCCTGCAGTCGCTGCCACTGCTTCTGTTACTTCTGCTAATGCTGCCGCCACTGCACGTGGGAAACAGAATAGAGCTGTTGGCTATGCTTCGACAAAGAAGGAAATTTCAGAAAGATattaacaatgacaaaataataatactgaagatttacaTAACAGCCTTTATGCACTTGAAAATATaagaatgggaaaatgaaaaatcattatagatctattatagaaataatatatatatatatatatatatatctatatatatatatatataacactatctatatatatatgtctatataatataatcagtgtcccccatgaaattttctggatccgctaattGTGGAGGTCTATAATATACGCCTTTCTCCTGGCGTTTACGTTTCATGTCAGCCTTGGGTTTATTCCTAACCATTTCAACTGTACAACTATTTAATTTCATCTTATTCCAGTAGGGTAAGTCTAGAAATGTTAGTCATTGAGTCTGATTTACGCCTTTGTTATCAGCTATTGTTCTCATTAAATTTGGTTACTTCACCAAtctctttagctttttttttgtttttgtttgttcccATGGCTGCGGCCAGATATTagtacatacatagacacacacaaacaaactcgtatatatatatatatatatatatatatatatatatatatatatatatatatatatatgtatatatatatattatatgtgtgtgcgttcaATGTGATGTGCACATGGTGTGTGTAgtaatgtgtgtaataatattgtgtgtgtgtgtgtgtgtgtgtgtgtgtaggcgtcTGTACATTATTCCAGccaaaatttttatatcattcaaCGGCGTTCATTGGTGTATAGTTCCTGTTCAGTATATCAGACCATTCTCCGtgtaattttaatatgaaaacacTGCACCTTTGGAACTGACTTTGTTGTTCAGCGCataccctcttctctctctctctctctctctctctctctctctctctctctctctctctctgtctaacttgTTAGTCGTtagttgttcatttttttcttgcaagAAACGAGTACCGCCGAAATCCGTGCCTGATAATAACCCCAAAACCAGCTCAGTATTTCCCGCCCTTCATCGCCAAACTCAGTTCGAAAATCTAATTTGGTAACAACCTTACGCGTCTCCACAATTGAAGTAGTCAAGTCGTCTAAGACAGTGTTAACGCCGACCACCTGCCAAGGGCGAGAATGTAATGACTCGCCTATGGACGGTGGGACCTTACGTCCCAGGCGACGCTGCGTCCTTCTGCCTCTGCTCCGGAGGCTCCGGGAGAGCTGTTTCTCTTCAAGTCTTTCGGGCGCGGGTAAATTGCGTTTACAGGTGTATAACAAGGCTAAAAGTAAGGGTGagtggaaggaagaagaagaaaaagaagaagaagaagaagaagaggaagaagagagaacgAAGATGGAActactgcttctgctgctgcttctgctgctgctgctgctgctgggttTTGCGTCCTATTTTCAAGAGGGGGAGGAAATGCAAGGCCAGCCCCCTCGAACAATGGGAGGAAAAATGGCCGCCATACTTTCGTCTTTTCCTGCAAACGTTTTGGAATTTGGATGAGGGTACATTATTGTTGTCAGAATTAATTGCGGATGATTTTGTAGCCGGTCATTTTCAGTTTGTGAATATGATGATGCAAAGGTTTACTTAGCCTGcgtgaaggtatatatatatatatatatatatatatatatatatatatatatgtatatatctt of the Macrobrachium rosenbergii isolate ZJJX-2024 chromosome 16, ASM4041242v1, whole genome shotgun sequence genome contains:
- the LOC136846910 gene encoding uncharacterized protein, which gives rise to MFAVMSSNMLSSRWSLVEQNISQISSHQPENASGGIEKLRDAKPSSSSSSRSSSRSSSSIFVLSSSSSSSSSSFSSSSFHSPLLLALLYTCKRNLPAPERLEEKQLSRSLRSRGRRTQRRLGRKVPPSIGESLHSRPWQVVGVNTVLDDLTTSIVETRKVVTKLDFRTDGGSISRSNRSSGSDCRNTAVGRRSRSRSSNRSSINSSNIEIERSSSSSSSSINNRNVKISRSRTAAATLKPAAATSKSAEAATSKSVDAATATATSKAVTSTSAEQHQQQHRNENSDVAASGVRTGWWYQPISPPPPPGLRHLALLTTLAVSCPTETQTSTQPHQSGNSPNLAGTPNPNSILPSPSATRPGPEGTDNPNSPTPSRPGG